A region of the Exiguobacterium aurantiacum DSM 6208 genome:
AGCGCTTCCGTTTCTGTAAACCGCGTCTGCGTCAATTTACGGTGATCCCTGCTTCACTTTTTTTATAATCGAACCGATAATGCTAGTAGAGAAATGAGGTGAACCGATGCGTTATCGACGCCAAGAGACATTCCGTTACATCTTACCGAACCCTCGAATTGTTCCGTATCGCCTCGTTTGGGAAGACAAAGAACTTCACGACGGCGAAGGGATGTTGTTGAACATTAGCGCCCATGGCTTAAAACTGCGATGTGATTATTTATTTCCGTTGTCCGATGGTTTGAAAGTAGAAGTCGTTCTCGATCTCGTCCCGATGTTGCAAGCGATCGAACTGACCGGGCATGTCCGGCACCGCAGTCAAATCGGCAGCATGTACGACTACGGCATTTTACTCGAAACAAATTCGGACGAGGCACAACAGCTCGTCACGATGATCAAATCATACGCCCGCGAGAACAAATGAGAAAGTGTCCGCCGACACTTTCTCATTTTTCGTTATTCGAAAACAGGGTATACTAGTTGAAACAGAACTTGACATGAGGTGTCGGCATGACTAGAAAATTTTTATTGATCCCGTGGGCCATCGCCATCGCCATTGCGCTCCTCGGGCCGAACGAACCGTTCTCGAGCCGCTTCCTGCTCGATTTTTTAACGTATAACACGGAAGCGTATGAAGGCTATTCCTTGTCCTTATTCAGCATTTTAGGCGTGTATCCACTCGCCTTGTTCCCGTTGTTGTGGTCTGAAGTGAACCAGTTGCGCCCGAATCCGCTCTTGCCGGCTGCGACAGGGTTCGTCGTCGGTGGGTTCATCATCGCACCTTATTTGGCGTTCGCCCGGCAGTCGCCTTATCCGACGCCAATCAAGCCGTTACCGACACGACTGCTCGGCGTCGCCTTGCTCCTCGTGACGATCGGCCTCTTCATCGCAGCCGCAACGACAGGGGATATCGGCACGTATTGGTCGTACGTGGAAAATAATCAGTTCGTCCGGACGATGACCGTCGACTTCTTCTTGCTCGCGTTCATTCAAATCACGCTCATGAACCGTGACGCGAAGCGATACAAGATGGGTTTATGGCCGCTCCCCTATATCCCGTTATTCGGACTTTTGTTCTGGCTCATCATCCGTCACAAACAACCGTTCAATGAAGCACCGCCAAAACGTCCTAGACGTGCATAAACGACGCCCTGTCCCACTCAAACAGTGACGACAGGGCGTTCGTCTATCTTCGTCACGTCGATTGATGTATGATGGGTGGTGAGACCTCAACGTCTAAAATGAGCGCAACAGAAAGTAGGAATGAAATCATGCGTTTTTTCAAAGTCATGACACACACGAACGACAAACAAGAGGAAGTCACCCTCAGCGAGTATCATAAAGTACCTGAAAAGAAAGTCGACCAATTCTTGAAAGACATGCTCGAACTCGACATGTACGAAGAGAACGTCAGCTTAAAAGAGTGCCAAGTCGCCAAAGACCGGTGGGAATGTCCGGTCGGTGACTTCGTCATCGTCGAATACTTCAATGAAAAAGAGTTCGACCGTATGAACGAATTCAAAGCCGTCAAGAAAAAATGAACAGGAAAGGAGAGGACCTGATCAAAGGCCCTCTCCTTTTTGTTAGTCGTTATCGTCTTCCGGGTCCGGATCTGGGTGTTCCGTCGGAGCCGGTTTTTTAGCTGGATCGGATTGTTCGTCTGGCTCTGGGTCTGGATGGACCCCTGGTTGTGATTCGTCACGTTTCATGAAGCATCCCTCCTTTTCGATAGTTGTTTGTTTCCACTTTTACATACACTTGAAACGTCAGTGGATGTTCTTGTCGCCGATGACACGGCGCGAGATTGCTTTCTCGATCTCGACGATGACGAAGACAATGAACCCGAAAACAACCGGGAAGAGCCAATCGCCAAGGTCAAGCGCGGCTGTTCCGAACAGCGTATGCATGAACGGCACATACGTGATGAACAGTTGAAGCGCAATCAAGAGACCCGAGACGAGAAACGCGATCTTGTTATCGAAGAAATGTCGATTAAACGCCGGTGCGAGTTCCGTCCGACAGTTGTACAAGTGGAACAGCTGGGCCATGACGATCGTGTTCAGCGTGATCGTCTGCAATTTCGCCGTCGAGAAATCATAGTCGGCGAGTAAATAGTTGATGGCGAGACTCCCTCCACCGATTAGGATCGAGACGAAGATGATGCGGAAGACGTAATACTTACTCAAAAGCGGCACGTTCGCCGGGCGCGGCGGCCGTTTCATCGTACTCTCTTCGAGCGGCTCGAAGGCAATGGCGAGCGAGAGCGTGATGGCGACGACCATGTTGACCCATAAGATTTGAACCGGGCTAAGCGGCGCGGCCGCCCCGAGCAGAATGCTCATCGCGACGAGAAGCGCCTGTCCTCCGTTTGTCGGCAAGAGGAACAAGATGGTCTTCTTCAAGTTGTCATAGACGCGACGCCCCTCACGGACCGCGTTGTAGACCGTTTTAAAGTTATCGTCGACGAGCACCATCTGGGATGCCTCTTTCGCGACCTCGGTCCCTTTAATACCCATGGCAACCCCGATATCGGCCCGTTTCAAGGCCGGGGCATCGTTGACGCCGTCACCGGTCATCGATGTGATGAGCCCGTTCTGTTGGAGCCCTTTGACGAGGCGAAGTTTGTCATTCGGGCTCGTCCGTGCGAAGACGTCGTTATGGACCGAGGCTTCTTTGATTTCCTCGTCAGACATGTTCGTCAATTCTTTCCCTTCGAGCGCCCCTTCGACTTCCATCCCGAGCTCACGGGCGATGGCGACGGCCGTATCTTTATGGTCGCCGGTGATCATCTTGATCCGAATGCCTGCGTCACGGCAAGCCGCGACCGCTTCAATCGCCTCTGGACGAGGTGGGTCGACGATGCCGTACAGTCCTAAGAACGTGATGCCGTCTTCGACGTCCTCATGGTCGACCGTCTCTTTGGATCGATCGACTCGCTTGAACCCGCCTCCGAGCACGCGCTGGCCGCGGTCGGCGATCTCTTTCCGTTTTTCGTCCCAATACGCACGGTCAAAGTCTCCGTTCTCCGCCATGTCGAATAGGCGGTCCGGGGCTCCTTTTATAAAGATCATCCGCTCATCTTTATAGTCGACGAGCGTGGCCATATATTTGTACTCTGAATCAAACGGAATCTTCGAGATGACTTTCAATCGTTCGATCGGCTGCTCCGCTTTTTCAGCGAGCGTCAAAAGACACGCCTCGGTCGGATCGCCGTTGACGACCCATTTGCCTTCTTCTTGATAAAGCTGGGCGTCGTTACACGTTTTCCCGACCGTAAGCAAATCGACCATCGAGGGATCGTCGTCGAGGTCGAACGGTTGCCCGTTAATCTCGAGGTCTCCGTCTGGCGCATATCCGCTCCCTGACACTTCAATGTCATGGTTCGCGGTCACGACTTGCTTGACGGTCATTTCGTTCTTCGTCAACGTACCCGTCTTATCCGTACAGATGACCGAAACGGCACCTAGCGTCTCGACCGATGGTAGACTTCGGACGATCGCTTTCTTCTCGGCCATATTGCGAACGCCGAGCGCGAGAATGATGGAAATGACGGCCGGCAATCCTTCCGGAATAGCGGCAACGGCAAGACCGATCGTCGTCAGCATCAGTTCGATTGGATCGTAATCGCGGAAGAAGTATCCGAACGCATAGATGGCGATCGAGATGACGAGAATCGCGATTGAAACGGTCTGTCCGAACTTCGTCGTCTGACGGATGAGCGGCGTCTTCACCGTCTCCACTTCAGCGATCGACGCGTTGATTTGACCAAGTTCCGTCCCTTCCCCGATTGACGTGACGAGTGCTTTAGCACTGCCCGTAGCGACACTCGTACCGGAGTAAATCATGTTCTTCCGGTCCCCGAGGACGGCGTCTTCCGCTACGACTTGGATTTTTTTCTCGACGGTCGTCGCTTCACCGGTCAGTGCGGATTCTTCCACTTTAAATTTTTCAGCTTGGATAACGCGGGCATCGGCCGGTACTTTATCCCCGGCCGCGAGCACCATGACGTCGCCGACAACGAGCTCGCTCGAGTCGACTTGAACCTGTTTCCCGTCACGGACGACGCTCGCTTTCGTCTCGAGCAACTTTTTGATCCCTTCAAGTGCCTGTTCGGCTTTGTTCTCTTGTAGATAACCGACGACGGCGATGATCGTCACGACGAGCAAGATGACGATTGTGTCGATGTACTCCCCGAGGAACCCGGTCACGACGGCGGCACCGAGAAGAACGTAGACGAGGACGTCGTTGAATTGCCGTAAAAACTTTATGATTTCTGGCGTCTTCTCCTTCTCGGGTAACACGTTTTTCCCGTATTTTTCTTGACGACTCGACACTTCCTCTTTTGATAGGCCATGATCGACGTCTGTCTCGAGATGTTCCCTCACCGTGTCCGGTTCGAGGGCGTGCCATTTTTGATTCTCAATCTCCATCTCTGCTTCTCCTCCTCAATTCCATCTATCTAAATCTACTTCTACTTCTTGTTTCCCACTCCGGCGCATCCTGACACATTTTCACAACTTTTTTCAGCACATTTTCAAATTTGACCAACTATAATTTTCCAACTTTCGAATTGGAAGCGTTATCATCGAATTTTCTTATGTCAGTTCGATGAAATGGCTTTACAGGAGCGTTGGGATGTTTAAATATAGAGGAAATACAAACAGAGTGAAAGAGGTACAACACCATGGTGATCATACAAGGGATTGCACTGTTACTATTGATTCTCGCACTTTTTACATTGTTCAGTTACAAAGCCCCGTTCGGCATGAAAGCGATGGGGGCGCTCGCCGGGGCAGCCATCGCCAGTTTCTTGGTCGAAGCGTTCAACGCCTACGCGATCGGTGGGCTGTTGCCGCTCCCGCTCTATGAAGAAGTCGGTCAGGCCGCCGGATCGCTATCCGGGCCAGCTGCGGCGGCACTCGTTGCGATCGCGCTCGGAATCAATCCGGTGTACGCGCTCATGCTCGGACTGTCCGTCTCAGGATTCGGCATCTTGCCTGGATTCTTCGCCGGATACATTTTAGGACTACTCGGTCGTCGGATGGATAAACATTTACCGGCCGGAGTCGACATGATTTTCTATGTCATCGTCATGGCACCGCTCGCTCGACTCGTCGCCATCGGCGTCGACCCGCTCGTCTCGAACACGCTCGCCCAGATCGGGGCGGTCATCGAACTCGCAGCAACGCAAAACCCGATCGTCATGGGGCTCGTCCTAGGCGGGATCGTCACGGTCGTTTCGACATCGCCGCTCAGTTCGATGGCACTCACGGCCATGCTCGGTCTCACAGGTGTGCCGATGGCTATCGCCGCGCTCGCCTTGACGGCATCGATCTCGATGAACTTCTTGTTGTTCAAGCGTTTGAACATCGGGACGAAGAAAGACCAACTGTCGGTCGCGATCGAACCGCTCACGCAAGCCGACCTCATCTCGGCCAACCCGATTCCTATCTATAGCGTCAACTTCATCGGTGGCGCCATGGCCGGTCTCGTCGTCGCGATGACAGGGATGGTCAACAACGCACCGGGCTCGGCCGCCGGTGTCCCTGGACTGCTCGTCATGTATGGGTTCAATGATTGGCAAACCGTCACCGTGACGGCCATCATCGTCTTCGGGATCGGAATCGTCGCCGGTCTCGTCGGCAGCAAGCTATTTAAAAACTTCCCGATCGTCTCACAAAGCGAGAAGACAATCGAAGCAGAAGAAGCAGCATAAAAAACGGACGTCCCTCGAGCTAGGGACGTCCGTTTTTCAAGTCAATAATCAATTGTTCGCTGTTCGTCTGAGGACAATCGGGCGAGTTCGATGACTCGTGTCGTCAAAATCGCGTCGCTCAATGGAACGAGCGGACGGCGGGCGATAAAACTAGCCGCGAGTTCACGATAAAAGTCGACATAGCGACCGGGCTCGATGGCGAGCGCACTCGTCTCTTCTCGGGTCAATGTTCCCGTCTCTAACACGTCCGGTGACAGATTCCCATCTCGCAGTGCCGCTTCTTGTGGATCGAGACCGTGTTTGATGAAACTCCCTTCCGTCCCATGCAACTCGAAGCGAGGCGTCTCGCCGGCGATGAACGGGTTCGAACGAAGATAGACCCGTTTTTCTCCGTAATGGAGTGTGACAAAGAACCCGTCGTCCGACTGCCCCCCTTCACGCTGAATCATCACGTCCGCTTGGACCCGGTCCGGGACACCGAACAAGACGAGCGCTTGGTCGATCAAATGACTGCCGAGGTCGAACAAGATGCCCGCCCCTGGACCTGCATTCTCACGCCAACGGTCACGGACCACAGGACGGAAGCGGTCAAAGCGTGACTCGAACACTTTCCAGTTCCCGACCTCAGCACCTTCAAGTAGCGCTTTGACAGTTAGGAAGTCCCCGTCCATCCGTCGATTGTGGAATACGTTGACGATCCCCTGGCTGTTCTCCTCAAGGTGACGGAGCGCCTCTCCTTCCGCGACGGTCAAGAACGCGGGTTTCTCGACGAGGACGTCTTTCCCTGCTTTCAAGCACGCCTCGACCATGTCTTTATGTAGATGGGACGGCGTCGTGATAATGAATAAGGTCGCCTCGCTCTGTAGTGCCGCTTCGAGTGACGCGTACACATGCACGTTCGGCAAGTGATGGTGCACATCGTCCGGCCGTGATGAGACGACTCCAACCACGTTATATTCATCCAACTCTTTTAAAAACGGCAAATGAAATGTCGTCGCGGAGAAACCGAAGCCGACTAAAATCGTATTGATCATACTCTCTCCTCCTATCGTTCATCCTTTAGTATAGCAAAAAGAGAGGTCGCTTGACCTCTCATGCACTGACGCTCTCCTCGAGCCCGTATTCGAACGTATTGTATCCGTTGCGTGAACCGACGTACACGAAGCCGAACCGCGGGTAATACTCGTTCAAGAACGAGTTGTCCGCGACGCAGTCGAGGCGAATCGGATGATCTCCGTCCGCTTCTTCGAGGACATGCTCCATCAACTGTTGACCGACGCCTTGGCCTTTCAACCGTTCGCTGACGACGATGCGGTGAATATATTGACCGCGCTCGCCATCTTCCCATAAGGCATGGTCCCACTCGTCCGGTGGAAGCAAGGCGATCGAGGCCAATATGGCATCTTCTTGTTCATATACATATACGTCACCGCTAGCGATGTCGGTCTCTACCCGTTTCAACAAATCTTGCTCCAAATATTCCGTCCATTGGTCGCTTCCTTGTTCATTTAGCGCTACGGCTCGTTGTTCGATTAAGTTCGCGATGTTTGAGGCATCGCGTTTCGTCGCGAGTCGAATCATAACGTCCTCCTTAGTCATACAGTATTTGAAATACCAATATAACGGACGTCTCTGACCGATTTCAACCATCTTGCCTCATCATTACGCTCTGAACAAGACGACCTCGCCCCCGTTCAGTTGGTAACTGTACGTGAGCGTCGCATTCAAGCTGTGCGAGACGGAGCAATAGCGGTCGACCGATAGTTCGATCGCTCGGCGGACACGCTCTTCGGGCATGTCGCCTCCGAGCACGTATAGGATGTGAATCGCCGTGAACCGTTTCGGATGTTCCGTCGCCCGTACCCCGTCGATCTCCATCTCAAAGTGTTCGAGCGGCAAGCGCATCTTGTGCAAGATCGAGACGATATCGATGCCGGTACAAGCGGCCGTCGCCTGCAAGAGCATCTCGGTCGGCCGCGGCCCTTGATTCAATCCGCCGACGTCTTCCCCCGCGTCAAGCGTGACCTGATGGCCTGATGGCGTCATCGACTCAAACGCCATCCCTTGTTTCCAATTCACTTTCATATTCATCTGTGTCTCCCCCTTTGTTTCGATAGCATACTATTCCCCGGAATGAGGTATGATAAAGCTAGATGTATAATTTGTCGTTAGGAGTGTGGGTTATGGATTGGTCCGTCATCATCAGTTGGGGACTATATATCGTCCTCGGATTGAACTTATTATTCGCGCTTGCCGTCATCTTCGCAGAACGCCGTGACGTCGGGGCGACGTGGGCGTGGTTGCTCGTCCTTTTCTTCTTGCCGATTCTCGGCTTCATCATCTACTTATTTTTAGGGCGCCAGCTGAAGAAAGACAACTTCTTCAACTTGAGCGTCGAGGAGCGTTCGTTCCACTCGCTTCAAGTCGAAAGTCAAATCGAACAGTTGCGGCGGAAAGAGACCGCGTTGCAACAACCGTTGTTCGAGAAGTATGAACAATTGCTAGAGATGAACTTGCGGTCCTCCAAATCGCTCGTCAGCGTCCACAACAAGTCAGCCATCATGCACGACGGTGAACAGAAGTTCAAGGCGCTCATGGACGATATTCGCAACGCCGAGACCGAAATCAATGTTCAGTATTACATCATTCAGCGCGACGCCCTCGGTAAGGCGCTCATCCACGAATTGATCGAACGGGCCAAAGCCGGTGTGAAAGTACGCCTGTTATATGACGCCGTCGGTTCGCGCAGCTTGCGCAACTCCGATTTTAAAGAACTGATCGCCCATAATGGTGAGGTCCGGGTCTTCTTCCCGCCGACACTCGGGCTGATCAACTTCAAACTGAACAACCGTAACCACCGCAAGCTCGTCATCATCGACGGGAAGATCGGGTACGTCGGCGGATTCAACGTCGGGACCGAGTATCTCGGCCTCGTCGAAAAGTTCGGGTATTGGCGCGACACGCATCTCCGGGTCGAAGGCGACGTCGTTTACCACCTTCAGCATCGCTTCATCTTGGATTGGAATTATTCCGGTCACGACAAGCACGACCCTGAGAACACGTTCTGTTTCGCCCGCCATGACATCTCGGACAAGTCACCGATGCAAATCGTGACGAGCGGCCCGAACTCGGACACGGAGCATTTGAAGAACATGATGATCAAAATGATCATGTCGGCGAAGCATCGCGTCATCATCCAGACGCCGTACTTCATTCCCGACGCGAGTTTCATGGATGCCTGTAAGATGGCGCTCCTCTCCGGCGTCGAGATGAACATCATGATTCCCGGGAAACCGGACCATCCGTTCGTCATGTGGGCGTCGCTGTCGTTCCTCGGCGAGCTGCTCGATTACGGGGCAAACGTCTATATGTACGACCAAGGCTTCTTGCATGCGAAGACGCTCGTCGTCGATGATGAGATTGCGACGGTCGGGACGACGAACCTCGATGCCCGCAGTTTCCGCTTGAACTTCGAAGTGAACGCCCTCATTTATGACAAACAAGTCGCCCTCGAACTCGCCTCGTTGTTCGAGTCGGACATCGCTGTCAGCCGTCGCTATACGGTCGAGGATTACGCCGAACGGAAATGGACCGTCCGGATGCGGGAAGGTGTCTCTCGCCTGTTGAGTCCGATTCTATAATGTAATAGTTGATTCTACATCGTAGAATCTTTGTCTATCAAGGGGTATGCGTCTCTCGCATATCCTTTTGTTGTCTGGACGCATATGCTGGCTACGCGCGTCTTCATTCCTTCACCTCCGGTTTTGTCTAATAACTGACAGTTTTTTAGATTCAGCACATTTCTCTATCTTTTAGCTAATTCCATTCCAAATCAGGGTATAAAGTATCAATACGAACGTCCTAAGCTTTCATTTCCACTCGGAAAGGAGGAAGTATGCGTTCGCGCATATGTCACCTATGGCTGATCCTAGAGAACATCAAGACGCAATCACAGCACGAATCGATCCTTCCTCATGGGACGAACTTCCGATCGGTCTGTTCGCGTTCGATCTCGGTGGACGGATCATCAACTATAACGATGCCTTCATCGAACTGTTGGGCGTATCCGTAACGACCGGCCTTGCATTCGAGCGTTGTACGTCACCCCAACTGAATTTGGTCGAGGCGTCAAACCGGGTTCTCTCCGGGGAAACGGTCCGTGTATCCGGCTGGTACCACGGTCCGGAACGACAACCTCGTTTCATCCGGGCGACGATGTCGCCGAGTGTTCAGCACGACGGACACATTACAGGAGGCGTGGGGATCATCGAAGATGCGACGGAACAACGCCGCTATGAGGAACGGATGGAGCACCTGTCCTCACTCGATCCGCTCACCGAGCTGTACAACCGAAAGAAAGTGAACGACTTGTTGGCGGCGGTCGCTGAAAATCCGAGTCAATCGTCGGATGCGGCCGTCATCATGCTAGATATCGATTATTTCAAGCTCGTCAACGATACGTTCGGTCATCCGACCGGGGACCTCGTCCTTCGCGCCATCGCCCAGCTTCTGAGACGTAACATTCGAAAGACTGATGCGATTGGTCGCTGGGGAGGGGAAGAATTTCTAATCGTCGCCCCCCATTCGACCTTGTCGGAAGGTGTCCGGCTTGCAGATAAGCTCCGTCAAAAAGTGAACGATGAACCGTTCGGTCCGGTCCCTCACGTGACGTGTTCGTTCGGTGTCAGTTCGTTCGAAGGAGGGAAGTCGGTCGAGCAAGTGTTGAAAGACGCTGACGAGGCGTTATATGTGGCCAAAAACATGGGCCGGAACCAAGTATCAAGCAAACGATGAAAAAAGCGTCGCGGTACTCCTCTTGCGGAGTCCGCGACGCTTTGCCGTTAAATCGTGAATCGTGACACGAGTTCTTGTAGTT
Encoded here:
- a CDS encoding GGDEF domain-containing protein yields the protein MADPREHQDAITARIDPSSWDELPIGLFAFDLGGRIINYNDAFIELLGVSVTTGLAFERCTSPQLNLVEASNRVLSGETVRVSGWYHGPERQPRFIRATMSPSVQHDGHITGGVGIIEDATEQRRYEERMEHLSSLDPLTELYNRKKVNDLLAAVAENPSQSSDAAVIMLDIDYFKLVNDTFGHPTGDLVLRAIAQLLRRNIRKTDAIGRWGGEEFLIVAPHSTLSEGVRLADKLRQKVNDEPFGPVPHVTCSFGVSSFEGGKSVEQVLKDADEALYVAKNMGRNQVSSKR
- a CDS encoding PTS sugar transporter subunit IIC; the protein is MVIIQGIALLLLILALFTLFSYKAPFGMKAMGALAGAAIASFLVEAFNAYAIGGLLPLPLYEEVGQAAGSLSGPAAAALVAIALGINPVYALMLGLSVSGFGILPGFFAGYILGLLGRRMDKHLPAGVDMIFYVIVMAPLARLVAIGVDPLVSNTLAQIGAVIELAATQNPIVMGLVLGGIVTVVSTSPLSSMALTAMLGLTGVPMAIAALALTASISMNFLLFKRLNIGTKKDQLSVAIEPLTQADLISANPIPIYSVNFIGGAMAGLVVAMTGMVNNAPGSAAGVPGLLVMYGFNDWQTVTVTAIIVFGIGIVAGLVGSKLFKNFPIVSQSEKTIEAEEAA
- a CDS encoding cation-transporting P-type ATPase, translating into MEIENQKWHALEPDTVREHLETDVDHGLSKEEVSSRQEKYGKNVLPEKEKTPEIIKFLRQFNDVLVYVLLGAAVVTGFLGEYIDTIVILLVVTIIAVVGYLQENKAEQALEGIKKLLETKASVVRDGKQVQVDSSELVVGDVMVLAAGDKVPADARVIQAEKFKVEESALTGEATTVEKKIQVVAEDAVLGDRKNMIYSGTSVATGSAKALVTSIGEGTELGQINASIAEVETVKTPLIRQTTKFGQTVSIAILVISIAIYAFGYFFRDYDPIELMLTTIGLAVAAIPEGLPAVISIILALGVRNMAEKKAIVRSLPSVETLGAVSVICTDKTGTLTKNEMTVKQVVTANHDIEVSGSGYAPDGDLEINGQPFDLDDDPSMVDLLTVGKTCNDAQLYQEEGKWVVNGDPTEACLLTLAEKAEQPIERLKVISKIPFDSEYKYMATLVDYKDERMIFIKGAPDRLFDMAENGDFDRAYWDEKRKEIADRGQRVLGGGFKRVDRSKETVDHEDVEDGITFLGLYGIVDPPRPEAIEAVAACRDAGIRIKMITGDHKDTAVAIARELGMEVEGALEGKELTNMSDEEIKEASVHNDVFARTSPNDKLRLVKGLQQNGLITSMTGDGVNDAPALKRADIGVAMGIKGTEVAKEASQMVLVDDNFKTVYNAVREGRRVYDNLKKTILFLLPTNGGQALLVAMSILLGAAAPLSPVQILWVNMVVAITLSLAIAFEPLEESTMKRPPRPANVPLLSKYYVFRIIFVSILIGGGSLAINYLLADYDFSTAKLQTITLNTIVMAQLFHLYNCRTELAPAFNRHFFDNKIAFLVSGLLIALQLFITYVPFMHTLFGTAALDLGDWLFPVVFGFIVFVIVEIEKAISRRVIGDKNIH
- a CDS encoding PilZ domain-containing protein, which produces MRYRRQETFRYILPNPRIVPYRLVWEDKELHDGEGMLLNISAHGLKLRCDYLFPLSDGLKVEVVLDLVPMLQAIELTGHVRHRSQIGSMYDYGILLETNSDEAQQLVTMIKSYARENK
- the cls gene encoding cardiolipin synthase; amino-acid sequence: MDWSVIISWGLYIVLGLNLLFALAVIFAERRDVGATWAWLLVLFFLPILGFIIYLFLGRQLKKDNFFNLSVEERSFHSLQVESQIEQLRRKETALQQPLFEKYEQLLEMNLRSSKSLVSVHNKSAIMHDGEQKFKALMDDIRNAETEINVQYYIIQRDALGKALIHELIERAKAGVKVRLLYDAVGSRSLRNSDFKELIAHNGEVRVFFPPTLGLINFKLNNRNHRKLVIIDGKIGYVGGFNVGTEYLGLVEKFGYWRDTHLRVEGDVVYHLQHRFILDWNYSGHDKHDPENTFCFARHDISDKSPMQIVTSGPNSDTEHLKNMMIKMIMSAKHRVIIQTPYFIPDASFMDACKMALLSGVEMNIMIPGKPDHPFVMWASLSFLGELLDYGANVYMYDQGFLHAKTLVVDDEIATVGTTNLDARSFRLNFEVNALIYDKQVALELASLFESDIAVSRRYTVEDYAERKWTVRMREGVSRLLSPIL
- a CDS encoding OsmC family protein, which produces MNMKVNWKQGMAFESMTPSGHQVTLDAGEDVGGLNQGPRPTEMLLQATAACTGIDIVSILHKMRLPLEHFEMEIDGVRATEHPKRFTAIHILYVLGGDMPEERVRRAIELSVDRYCSVSHSLNATLTYSYQLNGGEVVLFRA
- a CDS encoding GNAT family N-acetyltransferase, with protein sequence MIRLATKRDASNIANLIEQRAVALNEQGSDQWTEYLEQDLLKRVETDIASGDVYVYEQEDAILASIALLPPDEWDHALWEDGERGQYIHRIVVSERLKGQGVGQQLMEHVLEEADGDHPIRLDCVADNSFLNEYYPRFGFVYVGSRNGYNTFEYGLEESVSA
- a CDS encoding Gfo/Idh/MocA family protein translates to MINTILVGFGFSATTFHLPFLKELDEYNVVGVVSSRPDDVHHHLPNVHVYASLEAALQSEATLFIITTPSHLHKDMVEACLKAGKDVLVEKPAFLTVAEGEALRHLEENSQGIVNVFHNRRMDGDFLTVKALLEGAEVGNWKVFESRFDRFRPVVRDRWRENAGPGAGILFDLGSHLIDQALVLFGVPDRVQADVMIQREGGQSDDGFFVTLHYGEKRVYLRSNPFIAGETPRFELHGTEGSFIKHGLDPQEAALRDGNLSPDVLETGTLTREETSALAIEPGRYVDFYRELAASFIARRPLVPLSDAILTTRVIELARLSSDEQRTIDY